Proteins encoded within one genomic window of Zavarzinella sp.:
- a CDS encoding sigma 54-interacting transcriptional regulator, translating to MAARGTLVVHRKVNSGAGRFDRLAVKTGGVLMASETTAYLVARINKTEYGEVYPLRRGVVYGVGRSVKNRIILPDDQCSRDHAELSYYEGNWYVRDLGSTNGTRVNNQLIQNDHLLQAKDRVQFGIVEYLFVVDPADLPPAGISMSTKQLEEKLEVTGQAKKSKFADPEADEEITQAFRDEHAKHAPVALYRLALQLGASKTIEQLSESVLNVLLDNIDAVQQAAILEVKPPRETRLIKHLSRDSKTTGYYKTSQLFSSETIDRQEAILANNILENPGYRNRDSITDMRIGSGICAPVTVEDTIVGLIHVYNSKADAFSEYDFQMTVGVAEVMAAVWGQLKQQELLRATNTALKAALKVESELVGGSHSLQVVEEQIRRVATTHATVLVRGESGSGKELVARAIHYSSPRKDGPYVTLNCAAITESLLESELFGHEKGAFTGATDKMLGKFETAHMGTIFLDEIGEMPLSIQAKFLRVLEGHPFERVGGNTPIKVNVRVVAATNRSLEQEVRSGNFRKDLFYRLQVVEIRVPPLRERLEDIPLLANHFLKRFVRETGRRINGFTQDAIDKLMNYNWPGNIRELRNVIERAVALNDKPMLDSSDIWLTTLEPTSSGGVPMIFAPISLKDMERRHIREMLRFTEWNKSKAAELLGIERSTLDRKIASFNIVKEESRGE from the coding sequence ATGGCCGCACGTGGCACATTAGTTGTTCACAGAAAGGTGAATTCAGGTGCTGGTAGATTCGATCGATTAGCAGTGAAGACTGGCGGGGTGCTCATGGCCAGCGAAACCACGGCGTATCTTGTGGCTCGCATTAACAAGACCGAGTATGGCGAAGTATACCCTCTGCGACGTGGGGTGGTGTATGGTGTTGGCCGTTCGGTAAAGAATCGGATTATTCTGCCCGACGACCAGTGCAGCCGCGACCATGCCGAGTTAAGTTACTACGAAGGCAACTGGTACGTACGAGACCTGGGCAGCACCAACGGCACGCGGGTGAACAATCAACTGATCCAAAACGATCATCTCCTGCAGGCCAAAGATCGAGTTCAGTTTGGTATTGTGGAATACCTGTTTGTGGTTGATCCAGCAGATCTGCCACCTGCGGGTATCAGCATGTCGACGAAACAGTTGGAGGAAAAGTTAGAGGTTACTGGTCAGGCAAAGAAATCAAAGTTTGCCGATCCGGAAGCAGATGAAGAGATTACCCAGGCATTTCGGGATGAACATGCCAAACATGCACCAGTGGCGTTGTATCGCCTGGCACTGCAACTGGGTGCCAGCAAAACAATTGAACAACTGAGCGAATCGGTATTGAATGTGTTGCTGGACAACATTGATGCTGTGCAGCAGGCCGCAATACTGGAAGTAAAACCCCCACGCGAAACGCGGTTGATCAAGCATCTTTCGCGCGACAGCAAAACCACCGGGTATTACAAAACTTCCCAGTTGTTCAGTTCGGAAACGATTGATCGACAGGAAGCGATTCTGGCAAACAATATTCTGGAAAACCCCGGCTACCGCAATCGCGACAGCATCACTGATATGCGGATTGGCAGTGGCATCTGTGCACCGGTGACTGTGGAAGACACCATCGTTGGGTTGATCCACGTTTACAACAGTAAGGCGGATGCCTTCAGCGAGTACGATTTTCAGATGACCGTGGGTGTTGCGGAAGTGATGGCTGCCGTATGGGGGCAGTTGAAACAGCAGGAATTGCTGCGTGCCACGAACACTGCACTGAAAGCTGCATTAAAAGTAGAAAGTGAACTGGTGGGCGGCAGCCACAGTCTCCAGGTGGTGGAAGAACAGATTCGCCGAGTTGCCACGACCCACGCCACGGTGCTGGTGCGTGGTGAAAGCGGCAGCGGCAAGGAACTGGTGGCACGGGCAATCCACTATAGCAGCCCACGTAAAGATGGGCCGTATGTTACTTTGAACTGTGCGGCCATTACCGAATCGTTGCTGGAAAGCGAACTCTTCGGGCACGAAAAAGGCGCCTTTACGGGTGCCACAGACAAAATGCTGGGTAAGTTTGAAACAGCCCACATGGGAACGATTTTTCTGGATGAAATTGGCGAGATGCCACTATCCATCCAGGCAAAGTTTTTGCGGGTACTGGAAGGCCACCCTTTTGAACGCGTGGGTGGTAACACACCCATCAAAGTCAATGTTCGCGTGGTTGCAGCAACGAATCGTTCGCTGGAGCAGGAAGTTCGCAGTGGGAATTTTCGCAAAGACCTGTTCTATCGCCTGCAGGTGGTTGAAATCCGTGTCCCACCGTTACGAGAAAGGCTGGAAGATATTCCCCTGCTGGCAAACCACTTTCTGAAACGGTTTGTGCGGGAAACAGGTCGACGAATCAATGGCTTTACCCAGGATGCGATTGATAAGCTGATGAACTATAACTGGCCGGGTAATATTCGCGAACTACGTAATGTGATTGAGCGTGCCGTGGCGTTGAATGATAAACCAATGCTCGATTCCAGTGATATCTGGCTGACTACCCTGGAACCCACCAGTTCCGGTGGAGTGCCGATGATTTTTGCTCCGATCTCTCTGAAAGATATGGAACGCCGCCACATCCGGGAAATGCTTCGCTTTACCGAATGGAACAAATCGAAAGCAGCCGAACTGCTTGGAATTGAACGCTCCACGCTGGATCGAAAAATTGCTTCCTTCAACATTGTGAAGGAAGAATCACGCGGGGAATAA
- a CDS encoding pyridoxine 5'-phosphate synthase, translating to MIRLGVNVDHIATIRQARRAAEPDPVVAASLAMLGGANGITIHLREDRRHIQDRDLLVMRQVIPTGLNLEMGCTDEMLGIAVQHRPDQVTLVPEKRQELTTEGGLDVIGQRAAVLAGTKQLMDAGIPVALFINPDPAQVLASKEVGAIAVEFHTGQYADATTPQAEWEKLHAAAVLAHELGLHVHMGHGLNYLNVQKIVRIPYVEELNIGHSLIARASLVGMVQAVKDMKAAMMEHYPHKI from the coding sequence ATGATCCGACTGGGCGTGAATGTCGACCATATTGCCACAATTCGTCAGGCCAGACGTGCGGCAGAACCTGATCCGGTGGTGGCGGCATCGCTGGCCATGCTGGGTGGGGCGAATGGTATTACGATTCATTTACGCGAAGATCGACGCCACATTCAGGATCGCGATTTGCTGGTGATGCGTCAGGTCATTCCCACTGGATTGAACCTGGAAATGGGCTGCACCGATGAAATGCTGGGTATTGCCGTGCAGCACCGCCCCGACCAGGTGACGCTGGTACCGGAAAAACGCCAGGAACTGACCACGGAAGGTGGGCTTGATGTCATTGGGCAGCGTGCAGCGGTTTTGGCTGGAACTAAACAATTAATGGACGCAGGCATCCCAGTGGCACTATTTATCAATCCAGATCCAGCACAAGTACTTGCCAGCAAAGAAGTTGGTGCGATTGCCGTTGAATTTCACACAGGCCAATATGCCGATGCTACCACCCCACAAGCCGAATGGGAAAAACTACACGCTGCTGCGGTGCTGGCCCACGAACTGGGCCTGCATGTCCACATGGGGCACGGCCTGAATTACTTAAACGTTCAGAAAATTGTTCGAATCCCATATGTGGAAGAATTGAATATCGGGCACAGCCTGATTGCCCGCGCTTCTCTGGTGGGCATGGTACAGGCTGTCAAAGATATGAAAGCCGCCATGATGGAACATTACCCCCATAAGATTTAG
- a CDS encoding C-terminal binding protein, with translation MATPFRVVITDFIKDDLAPEKEILGDLATVEAFDATSEDQLAGKIESANGIMLYHSLSLTARTVQHLNECKLIVRCGVGYDNVDHALARIHNIPVSNVPDYGTEEVADSAIALMLALTRGVNYFNVANRDPAISWSYLNAAPLHRLRGQTFGMLGLGRIGTATALRAKAFGLKVVFYDPYTQSGIDKALGITRVHTLAELLPQSNILSIHAPLTPETHHMVGAAELAAMPKGSYLVNTARGAVVDNQAVLAAITSGHLAGAGLDVLPVEPPANDDPLLVAWRDPNHPAYRRIIINPHAAFYSVQGLMDMRTKGAFAIRCALLGQPIPNVVN, from the coding sequence ATGGCCACACCATTTCGCGTTGTGATTACAGACTTTATTAAAGACGATCTGGCACCTGAAAAGGAAATTCTGGGCGATCTTGCCACTGTCGAAGCTTTTGATGCGACCAGTGAAGATCAACTGGCTGGGAAAATTGAATCCGCCAACGGGATCATGCTTTATCACAGTTTGTCGCTGACGGCACGCACGGTGCAGCACCTGAACGAGTGCAAACTGATCGTTCGCTGTGGGGTGGGGTACGACAATGTCGACCATGCACTGGCACGAATTCACAATATTCCAGTTTCCAACGTCCCCGATTATGGCACCGAAGAAGTGGCAGATAGTGCCATCGCCCTGATGCTCGCCCTGACTCGTGGTGTCAACTATTTTAATGTGGCTAATCGTGATCCTGCCATCAGTTGGAGTTACCTGAACGCTGCCCCACTGCACCGCCTGCGTGGGCAAACATTTGGAATGCTTGGCTTAGGTCGGATCGGCACAGCCACCGCACTGCGGGCAAAAGCATTTGGTCTGAAGGTCGTTTTTTACGATCCCTACACCCAATCGGGCATCGACAAAGCGTTGGGAATCACCCGTGTTCACACATTAGCGGAATTATTGCCACAGAGTAATATTTTGAGCATTCACGCACCGCTGACACCAGAAACCCACCACATGGTGGGTGCGGCAGAACTGGCAGCGATGCCCAAAGGTTCTTATCTGGTGAACACCGCACGTGGGGCAGTGGTTGACAATCAGGCGGTACTCGCTGCCATTACTTCTGGTCATCTGGCAGGTGCGGGACTGGATGTGCTTCCCGTGGAACCACCTGCCAATGACGACCCACTGCTGGTGGCATGGCGCGATCCCAACCACCCCGCTTACCGGCGAATTATCATTAATCCGCACGCCGCCTTTTATTCGGTACAAGGTTTAATGGACATGCGCACCAAGGGTGCATTTGCCATCCGCTGTGCACTATTGGGACAACCGATCCCTAACGTAGTGAACTAA
- a CDS encoding response regulator transcription factor yields MSLRGQPVRVLLVEDNRHLLRALQQGLEEEGFAVDVSSDGTDADQKARANAYDVVVLDVMLPGKDGLTLLKGWRSVGVTSPVIMLTARGTLNDKVVGLDAGADDYVTKPFELEELLARIRALIRRGHHVKDPVVKIYDLVLDTSARTAVRAGKSIHLTPKEYALLEFLAFHRGKVVSRTMIWDHLWDEHDENTSNVVDVYLRYLRNKIDRTFTPPLILTRWGEGYMLRDEEMVPAADLVAESAEPE; encoded by the coding sequence ATGAGTTTACGAGGACAACCCGTGCGTGTACTACTAGTCGAAGATAATCGCCACCTGCTGCGTGCGTTGCAACAGGGTTTAGAAGAAGAAGGATTTGCTGTTGATGTGTCTTCCGATGGCACTGATGCAGACCAGAAAGCACGTGCTAATGCCTACGATGTCGTGGTGTTAGATGTGATGCTGCCTGGCAAAGACGGGCTGACCCTGTTGAAAGGCTGGCGGAGCGTGGGGGTCACTTCACCGGTGATTATGCTCACCGCACGTGGCACACTGAACGATAAAGTGGTTGGTCTGGATGCTGGTGCAGATGATTACGTGACCAAACCATTCGAACTGGAAGAATTACTGGCACGAATCCGGGCCCTGATCCGCCGTGGCCACCACGTCAAGGATCCGGTGGTAAAAATCTATGATCTGGTGCTGGATACTTCCGCACGTACTGCCGTTCGAGCAGGAAAATCGATCCACCTGACACCCAAAGAATACGCACTCCTGGAATTTCTGGCATTCCACCGTGGCAAAGTGGTCAGCCGCACAATGATCTGGGATCATTTGTGGGATGAGCACGATGAAAACACCTCCAACGTGGTCGATGTATACCTCCGCTATCTGCGGAACAAAATCGATCGTACCTTTACCCCGCCTCTGATTCTGACTCGGTGGGGTGAAGGCTATATGTTGCGAGACGAAGAGATGGTTCCAGCTGCGGATCTCGTCGCGGAGTCTGCGGAGCCAGAATAA
- a CDS encoding HAMP domain-containing sensor histidine kinase, translating into MRSIRRTILLNFLLLFSVTLVVASWFVYRTSADAIEDKRKSTRSLIDLRYQSKLDEALLLYAQELSTEAQSQYRAEDLQRMFVNSEVNAILAASAPGPIFPLVTHLSMALPNPVAFFTQVRLTTTITLNEDELPFDHDHAKYEYVQITSDWGARWQSQTLNNQALPLQIKSQSGPSTLFQSSYENVELYDGSSARLVTIKVPVTRFSRIGTYFSGRGFRRVDYRPTAALYGSLTSIRPAPSSPGPIVGPPPTPPPDTRWFSGFSLPSMYVQVAWKTDERGAHPKFVTLLKQKAEELAAQERDNDRILSDLKNRLGITAAVAGMVILLVGWIIVGRSLSPLNRLSDAVSKISTKDFFVPLEARELPSEIRPVTQRLALALSELQMAFEREKRAAADISHELRTPIAALTTTLEVALRKERTTEQYQGTLAECLDISRQMNSLVERLLMLAWLDAGADLLRAKEFDLTALAKDCATIGRPLSSVRNIDFQLDCPQELLITTDRDKLREVLMNLVHNAIEYTHPGGMVRLKVVPPENDRLQILVEDTGIGMTQEVQSKIFERFFRADASRHETGVHAGLGLAVVKEYVEFMGGTVTVDSAPGRGSTFTVDLPYPGYTQMS; encoded by the coding sequence ATGCGTTCTATTCGACGCACCATTTTGCTGAACTTTTTACTTCTCTTCAGCGTGACACTGGTTGTTGCCAGTTGGTTTGTATACCGCACCTCTGCTGATGCCATCGAAGACAAGAGAAAGTCCACGCGTAGTCTGATCGATCTGCGATATCAATCGAAGCTCGATGAGGCACTGCTACTTTACGCACAGGAATTATCGACCGAAGCTCAATCACAATACCGTGCGGAAGATCTGCAGCGGATGTTTGTAAATTCGGAAGTGAATGCAATCCTTGCCGCGTCTGCACCCGGACCGATTTTCCCACTGGTGACACACTTAAGCATGGCACTGCCAAATCCGGTGGCCTTTTTTACGCAGGTGCGTCTCACCACCACAATTACTCTGAATGAAGACGAACTGCCGTTTGACCACGATCATGCCAAATACGAATATGTCCAGATTACCAGCGATTGGGGAGCACGATGGCAATCGCAGACACTCAACAACCAGGCATTACCACTACAAATCAAATCGCAGTCAGGCCCATCGACATTGTTTCAATCGAGCTATGAAAATGTGGAACTGTATGATGGCAGCAGTGCCCGTCTGGTGACCATTAAAGTCCCTGTGACGCGATTCAGCCGGATCGGCACCTATTTTTCGGGTCGTGGTTTTCGCCGGGTTGACTATCGCCCTACTGCTGCACTGTATGGTTCTTTGACATCGATTCGCCCTGCACCCAGTAGTCCCGGTCCGATTGTGGGGCCCCCACCAACACCCCCACCTGATACTCGGTGGTTTTCCGGTTTCAGCCTGCCATCTATGTATGTTCAGGTGGCCTGGAAAACGGATGAACGTGGTGCCCACCCCAAATTTGTCACACTTCTGAAACAAAAAGCAGAAGAACTGGCCGCTCAGGAGCGGGACAATGACCGCATTCTCAGTGACTTAAAGAATCGCCTGGGGATTACCGCAGCAGTGGCAGGAATGGTGATTCTGCTTGTGGGCTGGATTATTGTCGGCCGTAGTCTGTCACCCTTAAATCGGCTGTCCGATGCGGTGAGCAAAATTTCAACCAAAGACTTTTTTGTTCCCCTGGAGGCGCGGGAACTGCCATCGGAAATTCGGCCTGTCACCCAGCGGCTGGCGTTAGCGTTATCTGAACTGCAAATGGCTTTTGAACGGGAGAAGCGTGCTGCAGCGGATATCTCGCACGAGTTACGCACGCCGATTGCGGCACTGACTACCACCCTGGAAGTGGCGTTGCGAAAAGAACGCACCACGGAACAGTATCAGGGGACGCTTGCGGAATGCCTCGATATCTCCCGCCAGATGAATAGTCTGGTGGAACGATTACTGATGCTGGCCTGGCTGGATGCGGGTGCGGACCTGCTGCGAGCCAAAGAATTTGACCTGACCGCACTGGCCAAAGATTGTGCCACCATTGGCCGACCGCTCTCTTCTGTGCGAAACATCGATTTTCAACTGGATTGTCCGCAGGAACTGTTGATTACCACCGATCGCGATAAACTGCGTGAGGTGCTGATGAATCTGGTGCACAATGCCATTGAATATACTCACCCAGGTGGGATGGTGCGATTGAAAGTGGTCCCACCAGAAAATGACCGATTACAAATCCTTGTGGAAGACACCGGAATCGGCATGACGCAGGAAGTACAGAGCAAAATCTTCGAGCGGTTCTTTCGGGCTGATGCCTCCCGCCACGAAACAGGGGTGCACGCGGGTCTGGGTCTGGCAGTGGTCAAAGAATACGTCGAATTCATGGGTGGCACAGTGACCGTGGATAGCGCCCCAGGCCGTGGCTCAACCTTCACAGTCGATTTGCCGTATCCAGGCTACACACAAATGAGCTGA
- a CDS encoding DUF1501 domain-containing protein: MKSHLVENLSMTTPMFHRRAALKIGAVGAFTLPHLLAAQAKAGTSHQGKAKSIILLFNSGGIPHHETWDPKPDAPVEVRGDFGVISTKTPGLQVGELMPKTAQLTDKIAVIRTMVTLDNAHSTSGYQMLTGIPHVPLNRENMTQARPNNQPSFNALVRAVCPPQHGLPSSMVLPRRLANFDGLYPWPGTGTGILGKSADPWMLECDPAAADFTAPGCEMKAGLDSQRVQHRQELLQQLSEPTPTSGSSQFRRYQQQAFDMLTGNRAREAFDLHLESPSMRDRYGRSKHGQSVLLARRLVEAGVRLVQVNWASQDKKLPNGGGWDTHLDHSKSLKGWLMPSMDQTYSALITDLDQRGLLDETLVCWVAEFGHTPKFNAKKGRDHWGRVFSIALAGGGIRGGVVYGKTDKQAGEPLGDVVRPCDYLATLFHCLGFDPEMMIYDVENRPIPLMRGKVLHSILA, from the coding sequence ATGAAATCCCACCTGGTAGAGAACCTTTCCATGACCACGCCAATGTTCCATCGTCGTGCGGCTTTGAAAATCGGTGCTGTGGGAGCTTTCACATTGCCACATCTGCTGGCAGCACAGGCTAAGGCAGGAACCAGCCACCAGGGAAAAGCCAAATCAATCATCCTGTTGTTCAATTCTGGTGGGATACCCCACCATGAAACGTGGGATCCCAAACCGGATGCTCCCGTGGAAGTGCGTGGCGATTTTGGTGTGATTTCGACCAAAACCCCCGGCCTGCAGGTGGGGGAGTTGATGCCAAAGACCGCACAACTGACCGATAAGATTGCTGTGATTCGCACGATGGTGACGCTGGATAATGCCCACTCGACCAGTGGCTACCAGATGCTGACCGGCATTCCCCACGTGCCCTTGAATCGCGAAAACATGACGCAGGCCCGCCCCAACAACCAGCCTTCATTCAACGCCTTGGTCCGTGCTGTCTGTCCACCTCAACATGGCTTGCCATCGTCAATGGTGCTGCCACGTCGACTGGCGAATTTCGATGGTTTATACCCCTGGCCGGGAACAGGCACTGGAATTCTTGGCAAATCGGCTGATCCGTGGATGCTGGAATGCGATCCTGCCGCAGCCGATTTCACCGCACCTGGGTGTGAAATGAAAGCGGGCCTCGATTCGCAACGTGTGCAGCACCGTCAGGAATTGTTGCAGCAGCTTTCAGAACCCACCCCCACCAGTGGAAGTTCACAATTTCGCCGATACCAGCAACAGGCATTTGATATGTTGACTGGCAATCGGGCGCGGGAGGCGTTTGACCTGCACCTGGAAAGCCCATCGATGCGGGATCGTTATGGCCGCAGCAAGCACGGCCAATCGGTACTTCTGGCCCGTCGGCTGGTGGAAGCCGGGGTGCGGTTAGTGCAGGTCAACTGGGCGTCGCAAGACAAAAAACTGCCTAACGGTGGGGGCTGGGATACCCACCTGGACCACAGTAAGAGCCTGAAAGGCTGGCTGATGCCAAGCATGGATCAGACCTATTCTGCATTGATAACCGACCTGGACCAGCGAGGTTTGCTGGATGAAACACTGGTCTGCTGGGTGGCAGAATTTGGCCATACGCCAAAGTTCAATGCGAAAAAGGGCCGCGACCACTGGGGCAGAGTGTTTTCCATCGCACTGGCGGGTGGGGGAATTCGCGGCGGTGTCGTTTATGGCAAAACAGACAAACAGGCGGGAGAACCACTGGGCGATGTCGTGCGTCCGTGTGATTACCTTGCGACCCTGTTCCATTGCCTGGGTTTTGATCCGGAAATGATGATCTACGATGTGGAAAACCGCCCCATCCCACTGATGCGTGGCAAAGTGCTGCATTCTATTCTGGCATAA
- a CDS encoding Trx7/PDZ domain-containing (seleno)protein, whose amino-acid sequence MIRYLLLFAAGFLATSTLSAQTRDEKVKNDRAKFAQNDLWLYSDFPKAIEQAKESGKPIMVVLRCIPCEECVKLDDELLEQDAELQALLKKFVCVRIISTNSLDLNVFQYDTDQSFAVFFLNADKTIYGRFGTRSHRTNWVGDVSIDGLKKAMNGALNLHQNFATVRPSLLAKTGPKPMYPTPVQFPNLKGKYEATINYNNQVARSCIHCHQIGEAVRDTYRVRKQAIPEELLFPYPHPKMFGLVMDPKEKATIKAVEDAPGKGLITGFQAGDEILTLNGQPLLSLADIQWVLHHIPASGGKLTAVVKRGNKPVTLESTLPSGWRRQGDISWRVSSWGLKRMTTGGLSLEATPDDVRQRLKIPATNMALRVRAMGQYNEHAAAKRAGFQVGDIIVAFDGQNDLLREQDIFFYGATVKKAGEKVKVNILRNQRSMTLELPMQQ is encoded by the coding sequence ATGATTCGGTATCTGTTATTATTCGCAGCCGGTTTTCTGGCTACGAGTACCCTTTCTGCACAGACCCGGGATGAAAAGGTCAAGAACGATCGGGCTAAATTTGCCCAGAACGATCTGTGGCTGTACAGTGATTTTCCGAAAGCGATCGAACAGGCGAAAGAAAGCGGCAAACCAATTATGGTGGTGCTGCGCTGTATCCCCTGCGAAGAGTGCGTCAAACTGGACGATGAACTTCTGGAACAGGATGCGGAATTGCAGGCACTCTTGAAAAAGTTTGTGTGCGTGCGGATTATTTCCACGAACAGCCTGGATCTGAATGTGTTTCAATACGATACCGACCAATCGTTTGCGGTGTTCTTTCTCAACGCCGACAAAACAATTTACGGCCGATTTGGCACCCGTTCGCACCGCACCAACTGGGTGGGGGATGTTTCCATTGATGGCTTGAAAAAAGCAATGAATGGTGCACTGAATCTGCACCAGAATTTTGCAACGGTGCGGCCCAGCCTGCTGGCAAAAACAGGCCCCAAACCAATGTATCCCACACCCGTGCAGTTTCCGAATCTGAAAGGAAAATACGAAGCCACCATTAATTACAACAATCAGGTGGCTCGCAGTTGCATCCACTGCCACCAGATTGGTGAAGCGGTGCGAGATACTTACCGGGTTCGAAAACAGGCGATTCCGGAAGAACTGCTGTTTCCTTATCCCCACCCGAAGATGTTCGGGCTGGTCATGGATCCCAAGGAAAAAGCCACGATCAAAGCGGTGGAAGATGCTCCCGGCAAGGGCTTGATCACTGGATTTCAGGCAGGCGACGAAATCTTAACCTTAAATGGGCAACCGTTGCTTTCACTGGCAGATATTCAGTGGGTACTGCACCACATTCCCGCCAGCGGTGGCAAACTGACTGCCGTAGTGAAACGTGGGAACAAACCGGTGACGCTGGAATCAACGCTTCCCAGTGGCTGGCGTCGACAGGGTGATATTTCCTGGCGTGTTTCATCATGGGGCCTGAAACGAATGACCACCGGCGGCCTGTCGCTTGAAGCCACACCAGATGATGTGCGACAACGCCTGAAAATTCCCGCAACCAACATGGCACTGCGGGTACGCGCCATGGGACAATACAACGAGCACGCAGCAGCCAAGCGGGCTGGCTTCCAGGTGGGTGACATTATTGTGGCATTCGATGGCCAGAATGATCTACTCCGAGAGCAGGATATCTTCTTCTACGGTGCCACAGTGAAGAAAGCGGGCGAGAAGGTAAAAGTGAACATTCTCCGCAACCAGCGTTCCATGACGCTGGAACTGCCGATGCAGCAATAA
- a CDS encoding sulfatase-like hydrolase/transferase, whose protein sequence is MRFRGMFALIVGGFTLFSIADGGEKSPLNVARPNVVILFIDDFGWGDPSCYGNQLIKTPHIDQMAKEGIRFTQGYVASPICSPSRCGLITGHFPARWNITSYLQTKAGNKACEMADFLDPKAPSLPRILKEAGYATAHIGKWHLGGGRDVTNAPKFREYGYDLGLGTYESPEPAAPLGLKTVPWGPQDQLEPQQVPRHARTEWMIDQTLAFINRHKDQPCFVNLWLDDTHTPFSPSEQQINAVRAEGDSPQKTRYKAVMVAMDHQIKRLLDGLRKTNTLVLLVGDNGASPPFERERSGGLRGQKLSLYEGGVRVPFIAWWPGVVQVGSTDESTIFSTLDFVPTLATICQAKRPRDYQSDGEDNSAALLGHRPVREKPLFWEYGRNSTSFAYPKDPKHRSPNLAVREGKWKLLINADGSGAELYDLDKDRGEQHNLAKEQPKLTIRLSDLLMKWRKNLPAVEK, encoded by the coding sequence ATGCGTTTCAGGGGTATGTTTGCACTGATTGTTGGTGGTTTTACATTATTTTCCATTGCTGATGGTGGAGAAAAATCCCCACTCAATGTGGCACGTCCCAACGTGGTGATTCTGTTTATCGACGACTTTGGCTGGGGCGACCCATCGTGTTATGGTAACCAATTGATCAAAACGCCACACATTGACCAGATGGCGAAAGAAGGGATTCGCTTCACCCAGGGATATGTTGCCTCGCCCATCTGCTCCCCTTCTCGGTGTGGCCTGATCACTGGCCACTTTCCAGCACGTTGGAACATCACCAGTTATCTGCAAACCAAAGCGGGGAACAAAGCCTGCGAAATGGCCGATTTTCTCGATCCTAAAGCACCCAGCCTGCCACGGATATTGAAAGAAGCTGGTTATGCCACAGCGCATATAGGCAAATGGCACCTGGGTGGTGGCCGCGATGTCACGAATGCACCAAAATTTCGCGAATATGGCTACGATCTGGGGTTGGGTACCTATGAAAGCCCCGAACCTGCCGCACCTCTCGGTTTGAAAACAGTTCCATGGGGTCCGCAGGATCAATTAGAGCCACAACAGGTTCCGCGCCATGCTCGAACAGAATGGATGATCGATCAAACGCTGGCTTTCATCAACAGGCACAAGGATCAGCCCTGCTTTGTGAATCTATGGCTGGATGACACGCACACCCCGTTTTCGCCATCAGAACAGCAGATAAATGCTGTCAGAGCAGAAGGCGATTCCCCGCAAAAAACAAGATATAAAGCGGTGATGGTGGCAATGGATCACCAGATCAAACGATTACTGGATGGCCTTCGTAAAACGAATACCCTGGTTCTGCTGGTGGGCGACAATGGTGCCTCCCCACCTTTTGAAAGAGAACGGTCCGGTGGGTTACGAGGGCAAAAACTAAGTCTCTATGAAGGGGGCGTTCGAGTTCCATTCATTGCCTGGTGGCCAGGTGTTGTTCAGGTTGGTTCCACAGATGAATCAACCATCTTTTCAACGTTGGATTTTGTGCCTACCCTGGCTACGATTTGCCAGGCAAAACGTCCCAGAGACTATCAGTCTGATGGTGAGGATAACAGTGCCGCACTATTGGGACACCGTCCAGTTCGGGAAAAGCCGCTTTTCTGGGAATACGGAAGAAACAGTACTTCGTTCGCCTATCCCAAAGATCCGAAGCACCGCAGTCCAAATCTGGCAGTTAGAGAAGGCAAATGGAAACTGCTGATCAATGCCGATGGCAGTGGGGCGGAACTCTATGACCTGGACAAAGACCGTGGAGAACAACACAATCTGGCGAAAGAGCAGCCCAAATTGACAATCCGGCTGAGTGATCTGTTGATGAAATGGCGAAAAAACCTACCCGCTGTTGAAAAGTAA